AATGAATCTAGAAGTTACCTAATTTAATGTGGTTTCTTTTATCAGGCagtataaataaatcaataaaatgcTAAGTTATTTCATGAAGCTTCAAATGTCCTAAAATATGGTGTAGAGATACGCGCAAGGAATCACTTCCGCCACTAGTATCCCATTGAGATGCGCCATATCGTGTAATTTGACCTCACTTGCATGTAGTGATTTTTAGTATAAAAAATGATACTGTTGTGTGTCTTGAGGAAACCTAtcatttcgtgtcttaagacatcaatgtgtctccaCGAGCTACAGGATATAATATGGAGTagtatgtctttgtgttttttactctcaaaaAAATACACCCCACTGAGATACATGATACGAGCaatgagttaaaaatcttcatttgtgttctactgaagaaacaaagaatCTCGGAtaccctgggggtaagcagataaacatcacattctcatttttggggAATTCAACATTTCCTAAATGATATCGACTGAAATGTCTTATTTTTTTTCGCCAGAATTGTCAAAAGATATTTGTTAATCAATTAACTTGtgaatatgtttttaatgtaagaCGTTATGCCCGATTTTGTACTACGGCTAATActattgtttctttttttctttcaactAGATCCTTTTGGATGGGCAGACATTGCAGTCAAAAGGCCAGCCAAGTTGCGGGTTATTCTGAATCCCATTGACACCAGGAAGCTAATTCTCCCTCATGGCATTCCAGAGTCAATGGAGCATCTAATGGATGATGTCCGGAAAGTGTGTGGGTTGAATGGCAATATAGGGCTGCAATACCAAGACAGAGACATTGTAGATGCGCTAGTGAACTTGACATCTACTGTGGAACTTGAGGATTTGGCAACTATTAAGGTCATCCCAATAACTGATGATTGTAGCCAAGTGATTACTCTCACTGTCTGTGATGATATAGTGTCTGCTTAATCAGATGTAGTTAACCATCTCAGCTCTGTATCATGCTTGTAGAAAAATTTGATCTCTatttgcactttgaatattgactactttgattatggttgTACTCATTGTTTGCACTATGATCAATTTGTGGAAAGGAGTTCAGTTAGGAGGTCAAAAGTTGTAGGAGCTCATAAGGCATTTGCAccaggtcttaaagggttagttcacccaaaaatgaaaatgatgtaattaatgactccgtctaatgtcgttccacacccgtaagacctccatgcATCTTCAGACAAAgtttgatattttatatttagtccaagaactttctgttcctccattgaacATGTATGTACCCTATACTGTCCCtctccagaaggaccagaaaggtaataataacataatcaaagtagaccatatgtgacatctgtgggttagttagaatctcttgaagcattgaaagtacattttggtcccaaaataacaaaaactacaactttattcagcattgtcaaGACGCCATtgataatgctgaataaagtcgtagtttttgttattttgggaccaaaatgtatttttgatgtttcaagagattctaactaactactACTTGTCAGTATtaaactactactactactactaactactactttgatgatgtttttattacctttctggtccttctggaaagggacagtatactgtgCATACGTTTTCAATGGAAACCATAACCTTTTCGCCTCGTCTGTTGCTTtttgctgattcaaattaagatggagactttttcattgatCCAATCTTAAATTCGATAAGTAAAAAAATTTAAGTTACTAAACCAAACAATAATATGTGGACTAACTTATCACTAACcagattgactttatttctgttttaatgaaaataataatttcatttaaagtcaccatgatggagataagtgtttgctttagttgggctcttgacccttgactgtatAATATaagtgtttctctggctgctttgtgtttgtgagacacatttgCTAAGGAACAAAGTGTCAAAAGAAAATATCATCAAGTGATGTTGTTAATtcattgatgatgatgataacatcatcatgtattGACAGAATCCCTGATATCATGCAGAGTCTAATGCTCTAGTTGTCAAAGTGGTTTATAatagttttaaaatattaataataatagccatGAGATCCTTCACTGTTGTGGTAATTAAACTATTCATTTACTTATTTACTTataaatttaagtttaaatttAAGCACATAAAGTTTTAATCTACAGCATTAGTTAGAcccacacagacatcaagaatccaCGTAggaatctctacaatggtgacacaaaataaattcTGGTAAAATAAGGTCTGTAAAATAGTATTATCCTTTTTATTTTTGAGGAACTATATCCCTTTAACAGTCCATTAATAGCTGAGCAAATAATGTTCCCTGTATATTTGGGATACCATGCTTTAATATAGTCAATAACTGCTGGGACTAaggaaaaataaacattattctATACTGATTAACTTTATTAATATGATTCATGCTTCACATACAATACATGACAGAAATACATAATccttctacaaaaaaaaaaatgttcttttcTATTTAACATTTCATGATTCATTTATTCTAATACTGTAATCTTAAAAAATAAGCAGAtgatcatatatttttttctaaatttactttaaaaataaatgtctttGATTTGGTCTCTAACAGCAAGGGCATCAAAAAAACACATGGAACAGCAATAACATTACAATTtaagaatttacattttaaatgcaccATGATCAATCTTAACCTTAATGATTAGGtgctatttttttgtgaaaaaatacaCCTAATAATATTTTTCTGATTTCTTTAGTCCTGGTACAATAAACAGTGGGGTTTACTAAGGGAGGAATTACAGTGCCAATTACTGATAATGCATTTCTCTCTGTTAAAGCAAGCACAACTCCTATTCGAGTTAATAATGCAGAGACCAGCTTTGGTGTATAAAAAATTAGCAGGACAATGAGGTGACTCGAACAAGTGCTGATCATTTGCTTTCTGTTTGCATTATTGGAGAGTTTAGTCACACTATATGCCAGAACAGCATAGGTGCACATAATAAAAGGAAACTGACCACATAATATCCACACACTTAATATTGTTGATGGGATAAAATATGGTTCTGCATCAACACAAGCAGCTCTGACCAATGAAGGATACCCACAGAACACATATCTGATAAGAGGCTGACAGTATGGCAGATTGTCTGCCACAGATGTCACAAAACCTAAAGCAGTGAAACCAATGAGCCAGGTCAGaaaaataagaagaaatgttCGTGAATTTGTTACAATGCTGTGATATCTTAATGGAAGCCTAATTGCTACAAGTCTGTCAATTGCCATTAATGTTAGAGCCATGCACTCTGTGATATCACCAAGATGAAAGAAGAACATCCTTGACATACAAGAGTAGTATGACACAGTTTTAATCTCAGCCAGCAGCACTGAGATCATGGTTGTGCTGCAGGTAGAGGAGTACATTATGTCAACAACAGCTAGATTACCGATTAATATGTACATTGGTTTATGTAAATGTCTGCCAGTCAAGATGATACAGAGATTGATGCTGTTCCCAAGCAATATGAGCATGTAGGCTATTAAGATGAGGGCTCCAAAGAGCTTTTGGTTCTGCAGGTTATCAAATCCAGTGATTATAAAGCTGTCTACATTTTTCACAGTGTAATTTTCATTCGCCATTTTCAGTAACCCAATTCCTAACATACagacaaatatatataaaaaaaacaacaactataaaatataatttaaaacaattagaTCCTTGATGTAttcatagatgcagaaaaaacCTCCTGTGAAGGACAATGGCAAAAAAAGATGCAGAAAGCATCTGTAACAGCAAGGTGACGAGTGGTGAAAGTATTGTTtcaaaaataagacaaaaagaattttgatcattttagatcctaaaaaaataatatgtatAACATTTTCTAGTTTTATTCTTCTAAAAAGGAATTCCTTTTTAGATCTGTAAAATATCTTTAGATCTTTAAAATAGAGCTTTTCTTATGCAAGAGCTTTTGAGATGTTGCTCTCACCCATCTATTTTATCAAAGTGTGTGTGATGTCCtgccttttatttctttaaaattgtATGACAGATACGTCATAGTTCCCTTttgagggaactcgcactgtgCCATTAATGACTTCAGGGACACTCCCTGCCTTTCCACTGGACAAGACATTCGTATACAATTGTCACATTTCACCCCCGCTAGCGGTAGTCGCACAGAACTTTGAAATCAGTTGTGAAGCAACCATTACCTTTCAACATGGTaaaattaaaggtgccctagaatgatttggaacaatatgttaaattgttctctgatatctacatagagggtatgtggcttatttaagggacaaaattgtccaaaaacagttttacaggtccatttacaaccctataaattgtccctaggatgtaaggctctgtttttgccttatttggaagagtcatgactCATGAATAtaaatgttgagctctgctctgattggcttatttcagcagctcacaagctgttcagctcgtgagtcctggccgtcctgacagaacacagacagactaaatgacacttttaagcaaaacatctcaaatggagattgataaaatgcagcttacttgtttatttggtgttttcagatcatccgcgcacgAGAAACAGCGCGCGTtcatgcggttgccagatttaagtaattaaatcccccaatcagagcttttctgtgaaaagaaacccaTATACTCcccgttccctttcggggaactcgagctgcgtcgaaacgctgtgagaacgcctctgcgttaatgcgtcgtgaagcgcctgtagaaccattccatcgggagatcgatcgtcgccgacgtgatgacgtcgccgacgtgatgacgtcatcaaccggagactataaaaggtccgcgaacaggaactagcttctgagccttcagcaagcgatctgtgtgaacctgtctgtctatttggtgtttttgtctgtctatatccagagattttccacccttttgttaaatattgcagtatatattaacaaacaaagagaaaataaaatagatagagtaaaatggcgagtgaaagcagctttaagaggtgtgttcatccctgcccacgctacatcacgagcggggatacacactctctttgtgtagcctgcttgggagagcagcatgcccaggcagccctcgagggggctgcttgcgagcactgtgagcgtatgccactgagaacgctgcgctcccgccgggcactcttcgaggagggtgcctcggctcgtgttccccgcggctctggtcccgctgctgccgaggcagagcggtggcttcagtcgtggggttcacacatggactttacagaggggtttgagacgggcccagccttatctcagccctcacctgtatcgtccagtgtctcgtctcggggtttggaagcccgctctgcggtctcttcctccctgggcggggcaccggtgctccaactatccagctctgaggaggtggacgttgagagcatcgcgactgaagactcgccacttcagtctcccgctagtgagttgaggttctcacgagagctgtggccaggttaaatataaaaataaggaatgactggctggctgaaatatctgaatc
The window above is part of the Pseudorasbora parva isolate DD20220531a chromosome 23, ASM2467924v1, whole genome shotgun sequence genome. Proteins encoded here:
- the LOC137062916 gene encoding olfactory receptor 10G4-like, which gives rise to MANENYTVKNVDSFIITGFDNLQNQKLFGALILIAYMLILLGNSINLCIILTGRHLHKPMYILIGNLAVVDIMYSSTCSTTMISVLLAEIKTVSYYSCMSRMFFFHLGDITECMALTLMAIDRLVAIRLPLRYHSIVTNSRTFLLIFLTWLIGFTALGFVTSVADNLPYCQPLIRYVFCGYPSLVRAACVDAEPYFIPSTILSVWILCGQFPFIMCTYAVLAYSVTKLSNNANRKQMISTCSSHLIVLLIFYTPKLVSALLTRIGVVLALTERNALSVIGTVIPPLVNPTVYCTRTKEIRKILLGVFFHKKIAPNH